In Caproiciproducens sp. NJN-50, the following are encoded in one genomic region:
- a CDS encoding EscU/YscU/HrcU family type III secretion system export apparatus switch protein has translation MSPFEKLQKAAALKYDENSDGAPIVVASGMGDTARQIVSLAEKNGVPVFRDDSLATLLSRLDAGVQIPSELYRAVVDIYIYFLGFHADSAGNVAEQPEMEQEKS, from the coding sequence ATGTCACCATTTGAAAAGCTTCAGAAAGCGGCCGCTCTGAAATATGACGAAAACTCGGACGGCGCTCCCATCGTGGTCGCGTCCGGAATGGGCGATACCGCCAGGCAGATCGTAAGCCTTGCGGAAAAGAACGGCGTGCCGGTATTCCGCGACGATTCCCTCGCGACGCTTCTGTCCCGGCTGGACGCGGGCGTCCAGATTCCTTCGGAGCTGTACCGCGCCGTCGTCGATATCTATATCTATTTTCTCGGCTTTCACGCCGATTCCGCCGGCAACGTGGCGGAGCAGCCTGAAATGGAACAGGAAAAAAGCTAG